The segment AACACGAACGTGATCCCGAGCTGCCGTTGCAGCCGCTTCAGCTCGAGTTGCATCGTCAGCCGCAGCTTCGCATCGAGCGCCGACAGCGGCTCGTCGAGCAAGAGCACTTTCGGCCGGCAGACGAGCGCACGCGCGAGCGCCACGCGCTGCTTCTGTCCACCCGAAAGCTGGTGCGGCCGCCGCGCGTCGAGCCCGGTCAGCGACACGAGTTCGAGCGTCTGCCGTACGCGCTCGGCGGCCTCCGCTTTCGGCACCCGCTGCATTTTTAGGCCGAAGCCCACATTCTCCGCGACCGTCAGATGCGGGAAGAGCGCATAGCTCTGAAAAACCTGGTTCACCGGTCGCCGATACGGCGGCAGCCGCGAAACGTCCGTGCCCTCGATCCACACCTCCCCGCTCGTCGGCGTGTCGAATCCTGCGATCAGTCGCAGCAGGGTGGTTTTGCCACAACCCGAGGGGCCCAGCAGCGTGAGAAACTCGCCCGCGGCGATCTGCAGGCTGACGTTGTCCACCGCCGCGACGGCGCCGAAACGGCGGGTGACTCCGTGCAACTCGACCATCGCATTCATGGGTGCTCCTCCCGCGTGGTCACGCGCAGCAGGATGAGATACGTGAGGGCGAACAACGCCATAAAAACAACTCCCAGCGCCGCGCCGAACGGCCAGTCGCGCGCCTGCATGAACTGGTTCTGAATCACGTTGCCGATCATCGGCACGCGCGCACCACCCATGAGGTCGGTGATGGCAAACATCCCGATCGCCGGCACGAACACCAGCAGCGTACCCGCCGCGATGCCGGGCAGCGTGAGCGGGATGATCACGCTCGAAAACACGCGCAGCGGTCCTGCGCCCAGATCGTAGGCCGCTTCGATCAAGGCGCCGTCGAGCTTTTCCGCGCTGCCGTAGATCGGCAGGATCATGAACGGCAGATAAGCGTAAACCAGTCCGATAATCACCGCCGTCGGCGTGTAGAGCAGCTCGACCGAGGGGAGCGCCAGGCCTTCGAGCAGCCCGTTCAGCAATCCCTCTTTTTTCAGGATCGTGATCCACGCGTAGGTGCGAATCAGGAAGCTCGTCCAGAACGGAATCATCACCAGCAGCAGCAGCCGTTGCCGCCACTCCTCGCGCGCGCGCGCAACGCAGAACGCGACCGGATACCCGACCACCACGCAGATGATCGTGGTCAACCCTGCATAACCGATCGAGCGTGCGAAGATCCGGACGTAAACCGGATCGAACACGCGAATGAAGTTCTCCGTCGTGAACGTGTAAACCACGCGGCCGAGTTCGTCCCGCTCGCAAAAGCTGTAGACCAGCAGGATGACGCTCGGCAGCACCACGAACAACACCAGCCACAGCACCATCGGCGCGAGCAGCAGCCACGCGCGCCACGAGGCGCGGCGGCGCTCGAGCCCGACGGCGGCGGAGCTACGGACGTCGTTCGTCATCGCAATTCCGGCATGGCACGGGCGTCCCGCCCGTGATCTCAGGGCCGGCAGCGGCCGCCTGCCCGGGTTCGGACCGCTCCAGCGCGGCCGAACCAACGACGAACAGCGTCCATCGCTCACGGGCGAGACGCCCGTGCCACGGCCAAGCCGGCCGAAGACCGAGTTCGGTCAGCGTGGGAGTCTGGGCCTGTTCTCTCACAGTCCGCTCTTCAAGTCCGTCACCAGCCGGTCGATGTCGCCGGCGGCGCGACCGATGTCGCGGAACGTTTCCAGTTTGCCGGCGGGCGGATAGCTCGCGGGATTGGCCAGTTCCTCCGGCGACAGCAGCTTGCGGGCCTCGAGATTCGGGTTCGTGTAGGGGAAATCTGCCGACACCAGTTTCGAGACCTGGGGACGAAGGATGTAGTTGATGAACTTGTGAGCGTTTTCCTTGTTCTTCGCCGCTGCCGGGATCGCCAGCACGTCGATGAACTGATGCGCGCCTTCCGCCGGAATCACATACTGAAACTTCTTGTCCTGGTTCCAGAGGATCGCCGCTTCGCCGCTCCACACGATGCCGAGGTCGACATCGCCGTTGAGCAGCGCGGTCTTCGGGCTGTCGGAGTCGAACACTTTCACCCGCTGCACCCAGTCCGCGAGCACCGGCCGCACCTTCGCGAGCGCCTCCGCGTTGATCGTGTTGATCGGCAGACCGAGCGTGTAGAGCGCCCAGGTCACGAGTTCGCGGTTGTCATTCAGCACCACGATCCGGCCCTGGTGCGCCGGTTGAAACACATCGCGGTAGCCCTTGATCGGGGTCTTAATGACGTCGGTGTTCACGACGATCCCAACGGTGCCAGCCATGTAGGGGACCGTGTAGCGACCTTCGGGATCGTGCGGCCGCTTCAGGAAGCTCGGATCGATATTTTTCAAATTGGTCAACTGGCTGAGGTCGAGCGGAGCGAGGAGTTTTTGGCGGATCATCACCTCGGCCGCGTAGTCCGACGGCTGCACGAGATCATAGGCGCCGCCACCGGCCACGAGTTTCGAGAGCAGTTCCTCGTTGGAGGCATACGTCTCGAAGTTCACGCGAATGCCCGTCTCGGCGGTGAACCCGTCGATCACGGCTTGCGGCACATACTCGGACCAGCCGAAGAGATTCAGTTCCTGTTTTTTGGAAGCGGCGGAGACGGTGCTGACCGCGGCGGCCAGTCCGAGCGGGAGGAGGAAACGAACGAGTTTCATAGGCGATGTGGAGGGAAAAGAGGCATAACGCGTGCCGGCGGCGACGGTTGCCGGCGTCACCGGTGCAGCTTGCGCACGTAGTCGGAGAAGAACACCACCGCGACGGTCGCGATGATGAAGAGCGCGGAGAGTGCGTTGAGCATGGGATTGAGTCCGACCTTCGCCATGCCGAACACCCGGATCGGGAGCGTCGCCGACGCGGCGCTCGTGGTGAAAAACGTCACGATCAGCTCGTCCATCGACAGCGTGAACGCCATCAACGCCCCCGCGACGATCGCCGGCCGCAGGCACGGCACGATCACGAGCCAGAAAGCCTTCAGCGGCGTCGCGCCGAGATCGAGCGCCGCCTCCTCGATCGCCGGATCCAGTCCGCGCAGCCGCGCCTGCACCGCGACCAGCACGAACGGAAAGCAGAACGTCACGTGGCCGATGATCACGGTGATAAAGCCGAGTTGCATTCCTGCCATCGTGAAAAAGATCAGCAGGCTGATGCCCATCAGCACCTCGGGAATCACCATCGGCACCGCCGCGAGCGTCTGCAGCGTGCGCGCGCCATGAAACCGGTAGCGGTGCAGCAGCCACGCGCCGGCGGTGCCGAGCACGACCGACAGCACCACCGAAAATGCCGCGATGATCACACTGTTCTTCGCTGCGCGCAGCAGCGGCGCGTTGTGCAGCAGCCGCTCGTACCATTCCAGCGTGACGCCCTGCCAGACGATGTTCAGCCGCGACGCGTTGAACGAATACACCACGAGCACGAGGATCGGCAGATAGAGGAACACGAACACCGCCAGCGTCCACCCGCGCAGCACCCGGTCGAGGGTGCGAATGCCGCCCATGCCGGTGGAGCGCGAATCGGAGGTTGGGGCCATGCAGGAGCTCACACACTTGCCGACCCGCCGCGCGCAGCGCAAGGCCGCAACACAAGGCCGCGTGGCACGTGGCACGGGCATCTTGCCCGTGGGTGCTACGTGACATTGTTTTCGCACCTCAGCCTTGCGTCCTGCTCACGGGCGAGACGCCCGTGCCACCTCCACCCACCTATTTCCGTCCGCCGAGGATCTTGTTGATCGCCTCGCCCACCCCGCTCTTCTCCACCGCGAGGTTGAGCAACTTCGTCTGCAGGTCGCTCGTGTCGGTATGCGCCAGCGTGCCACCGATCTTGATCGGCGTGGAGAACGCGCTGTAGCCGAGATTGTCCGTCTCCGCCTTCAGCAATTTCACTTTGCCGAGCAGTTCGCCCAACCGGCCGCGCGCGCCCAGATTGATTTGCAGGTCGAGCGCCTGCTGCAGCAGCGGCCGGCCCGGCACGTAGTCGAGTTTGCCCGCGCCCGCGAGCCGCACCGTCGGCGAGA is part of the Opitutus terrae PB90-1 genome and harbors:
- a CDS encoding ABC transporter ATP-binding protein, which produces MNAMVELHGVTRRFGAVAAVDNVSLQIAAGEFLTLLGPSGCGKTTLLRLIAGFDTPTSGEVWIEGTDVSRLPPYRRPVNQVFQSYALFPHLTVAENVGFGLKMQRVPKAEAAERVRQTLELVSLTGLDARRPHQLSGGQKQRVALARALVCRPKVLLLDEPLSALDAKLRLTMQLELKRLQRQLGITFVFVTHDQEEALTMSDRIAVVNRGRIEQLDTAPEIYHRPATPFVADFVGQGNLLAAERVAMAGFDVRVRLAGGLEVLVPANNWPMELSRALISIRPEKVHVSRLPIAASNSFAVEVKEEVFRGATDHLVLVTDIGTRLNAVVANESELGDIFHAGDSVFCALHPDDLVVVRAE
- a CDS encoding ABC transporter permease; the encoded protein is MTNDVRSSAAVGLERRRASWRAWLLLAPMVLWLVLFVVLPSVILLVYSFCERDELGRVVYTFTTENFIRVFDPVYVRIFARSIGYAGLTTIICVVVGYPVAFCVARAREEWRQRLLLLVMIPFWTSFLIRTYAWITILKKEGLLNGLLEGLALPSVELLYTPTAVIIGLVYAYLPFMILPIYGSAEKLDGALIEAAYDLGAGPLRVFSSVIIPLTLPGIAAGTLLVFVPAIGMFAITDLMGGARVPMIGNVIQNQFMQARDWPFGAALGVVFMALFALTYLILLRVTTREEHP
- a CDS encoding polyamine ABC transporter substrate-binding protein; this encodes MKLVRFLLPLGLAAAVSTVSAASKKQELNLFGWSEYVPQAVIDGFTAETGIRVNFETYASNEELLSKLVAGGGAYDLVQPSDYAAEVMIRQKLLAPLDLSQLTNLKNIDPSFLKRPHDPEGRYTVPYMAGTVGIVVNTDVIKTPIKGYRDVFQPAHQGRIVVLNDNRELVTWALYTLGLPINTINAEALAKVRPVLADWVQRVKVFDSDSPKTALLNGDVDLGIVWSGEAAILWNQDKKFQYVIPAEGAHQFIDVLAIPAAAKNKENAHKFINYILRPQVSKLVSADFPYTNPNLEARKLLSPEELANPASYPPAGKLETFRDIGRAAGDIDRLVTDLKSGL
- a CDS encoding ABC transporter permease, with protein sequence MAPTSDSRSTGMGGIRTLDRVLRGWTLAVFVFLYLPILVLVVYSFNASRLNIVWQGVTLEWYERLLHNAPLLRAAKNSVIIAAFSVVLSVVLGTAGAWLLHRYRFHGARTLQTLAAVPMVIPEVLMGISLLIFFTMAGMQLGFITVIIGHVTFCFPFVLVAVQARLRGLDPAIEEAALDLGATPLKAFWLVIVPCLRPAIVAGALMAFTLSMDELIVTFFTTSAASATLPIRVFGMAKVGLNPMLNALSALFIIATVAVVFFSDYVRKLHR